GGAATGTTATGTTGGCACTTTAATTACACCAGCACAGTGACTCCCCTCGGCCCGCTGAATCTAAAAAGAATGTTTGATGCACGGGTTGATGATCCCCTCAATAGTAGTACACCACTGCTGCCGTAGAAACAGGTTGCCTCCCTTGGTATAGGTGGCCTTTGCACATCGGCTCGCTCGTTGTGATGATCTACAGGTACCTACATGCCCTGTAGGTGTAGACTACTTCTTGTACCTGGCAGTTGTATTTCGGACGCAACCGAGTCCGAGGAGCGGGGCATGTACCTGCAGTTCCAGGTGGCAACAGTACCATGAATTCATACCAGGTACGGATTAATTGGGGTTGATTTGTGCGTTCGGCGCATCAGTGAATATCGACTTCACTTCATCGGTATCTTATAATTAGGTGAATAAGGAAATACTGGCTTCCAGTAGTCAAATTCAAAGAAAATTTTGTTGGCTCGTCTATATAAAGCCATATAGAAGAACGGCTGGATGCCAATTGGTATTCTTATCGTCGAATGCTATTATTCCTTATTCGATAAAATTGAACCAAACTTGGATTGCATAGCATGCGATGGATGTGGcctatactttataaatgTAGGCTGTCGTGTGGGCTGCCAAGTCGTGGAAGAAGTGATGGTTGCGGGAacatatatttattttctcACCTGCAACACAATCCTCAACAATCTTGAACAGGTGCATTTTCATCAATTACACCCGGGTAGCAACCAATACAACAGTGTCAAATCCGTTGTCCGACTGGTCTATATTATCCCGATAACAGGCACACTAGATTTTTTGATAAATTGCGTCTAACGCTGGGCAACAGCCCTGCATATATTGGTCAGACTGAGATGCCCCATCACCATGCATGCCCAGACAAATGTGCATCAGGCTGCCTTTAAAACTGTGTCGCTGTTGCACGACACATGCGGGAAAACTGTATGATCGGCCTACAACCTCACACTGACACACTGGCAGTGAGTTGGCCTCTCCACTCGAGGCCGACGCTGACAACTCTTGAGCGACAGACAGGTTGATGTACAGTGGACTACATTATGCCCCGAGAGCGCGAACCTTGACAGAGCGACAGGACGCTGCTTCACCACAATCTCAGGTTCAAGCTCGCCAATCCCCGCgttggagtctggactctgAACAATCATACAATGAGATGGAGACAGCCACTGAGGAACGAATGAGTGTTGTGAGACTTTCGGCCTTTGACACTCATGCTCCTTGAATAATCAGCCTCCAGACTCCACCATGATCTGGATTCTCGACGGCGGACGCCAGCAAGCCGGAAGAAGGAAGGATCGGAGGCAGTCAACATTGGCATGAGCGTTGCCCTCATCTCTTTGATTACCTGCCGTCCGTGCctgaggcgaagaagcgcTGTGATTCGACCAGCTGCCCCGGTGTAATCTCCCAAATCTCCCGGAGAGAACGTGGGTTGGTCCAGAACCACTCACTCACACTTGGAGGAACCACTCTTGGGACACGCCCGCCATCCTCTCGCGCACGCGCTGCACAGACGGGATCTTGCTCAATCAGCAAGGACGATGCGTGAGATGAGACACCGGACCGCCTAAGCTCCATGCTAGGGGGCCCTGGCGAGACTGACTTTGACCTGAAGCAGTTCGACATGGCTGGGTGGACTGTCTGATCGTCCCAAACGCCTGCCGGAAAAGTTGGAGGACAACGGACTTTGCAACGAGTTGGTCGAGTGAAAATCATCGTCACAGTGTTGGTTCTATACCTTTTCCGGACTCGCTGGCGGCTGCGTGACTGGCTCGCTCTTTCATGTCGCGCATCGAGACCGAGAGTTTAATATAAAGAAACCGAGAAAATTAGTGACTGGTGACACAGCCCCGGCCTCATGATATGACCGTGAAATAACAGGGGAGCTACGTAGTACAGAGACGACTTCATATGATTGAAAGCAGCAGTTGTGGCAGTGAACAAAGCCGAAACTGTGGAGGTAGTGTGCGGAAGTGCGTGCGCATACTCGAGACTGTCTCTCCTTGGTGCCTTTAATTGCCGTCTGGcgctccctcttcctccatctccactcCCGCCAACCCCCCAGTTGATGAGACAACTTGAGgtcttttctctttcatctccttctctctaCTGATTTATATTACCCTTTCTTTTATATCGTCCTCCGACTTCACCAGtatactttctatattcGCCGCCCGGTTTTTCGCATCATCGAGGGATTGTTTTCCCCTCTCGGATTGCCTCGTTTCCCCTGAACCGTCGTTTGCGCTCGTACCTGAACCTCCGCCAAACGCGTGTCCAACGTCGTCAACCTCCTGACAGCGGACCACCAAGCAATTTACATTGAGCCACCCATCCTAACGACGCAACAAATTGTCCGATTGGGAGGACCCCGGCCTTGAACCTTGATATATTGAATATTTCGGATCCACTAGACAGCAGACTATGACCATTACTGCTTATAGTCGCTCGTTCTAGTGTGCCAGCCTCGATATATTCAGTTCGAAGAACATCGATTCCCTTTCATGATCCAACTATAACTCCCACGACTCGACGTCTGGAGTATCTGTACACTCGTTCTACACAACATATCACGCTCTCTACGCCGTTGACCGGCAAGCCGTTCTTTTATTTTCCCAACACCGTTTAATACCCAGCGAAGCCTTCATATTTGTTACGACAGCACTTTTGAGTTCTTTGTTCAGTTACTGTTTCAAAATATTTCACCATGTCACCTCACGCTATTGATCCCCTCTCACCTCACGGTATGTACTGTTATTGTGTCGACTGCTAAGAAATGCATCGCTAACAAAACATAGCCTTGTTTGCCCGTGCCGGCTCAAACTGTAAAGAATGTCCGCAAGAAGCTCCTTCTTGTGATTGCCCATCCGGCACAACATGCATGATGACAGCACAGTCATGCAACGAGTGCGCATCTGTAAACTGTGTCAAAACATCCACAGGCAGTTCCTCAGGCTCACAGGAGAGTTCATCTAGTggggacggaggaggaggaggaggagggggaggaacCAACGCGGGCGCCATTGCGGGTGGTGTTATTGGAGGCCTTGCGGTGGTTGGAATCATCACATTTCTGATCTGGTGGTTTGTCATCCGCAAAAAgcgccaacaacaatcagACGAGTCGGAAAAGAGCTCGTACGCCCCCCGTGCTGCTGGCAGCGCCGCCAGTGGTGCGCAGTCAAGGAAATCAACTCACTCAATTGCGTCAACCGTTTTGACTCGAGCGTCGAATGTTATTCAAATCGCCTACATTCCGGGCGTTACGAACCGATCTCCTCCGGACACACCTCTCGTACCCCctgttcctcctcttcctggcGCGTCGGCCGATCAGCATTTCTTCATGCCTGGAGATCTCCGCGACTCGTCCTGGTCTGATATGACGACCGATCGCCGTTCCATGGCCAACACTCTACGAAGCAGTGTCGCCACGACTATCTACCGCAACGATGCTATCGTGAGCCCTATCCCTGCTCAGCAGGTGACACGTACTCGTGCTGCCATGGTTAACGTTCAAAATGGTGCTTCACCTCAGACACTGGGCCCTGATGCTCCCGCTGTTCCTGCTATCACCCAGTCGCAGCTCGCCAAGGCAGGAGTTACCGACGCGAACAACAACAGCTCAATTGTGGGCCGTGCTGTCACTGCTAAACCCGTCATGGTGAAGACTcttggaaagaagaacaacgcgGCGAAATCGCCTGTCCAGCCTATTGCGGAGCAACCTGAATCTAGTCCCGAACCCTCGTCCAGCAGTTCTCTTGTTGGCGCAACCGAGAACAACACACCCAACAACGCCGAGACGACAAGGCGATCTAAAGTCCCAACAGTGATCGAAGACTCACCAGCTATTATCCAAAGCCCCTTCAACGACCAAGCCGAAACACCAACCGAGACAGACAACAAACGTAACTCGGCCTTCTTAGACGGGTCCGACGCAAGCACGAAGCGACACAGCGGAGCACACCCTCCCCGTGGAGAGAGTCCCTTCGCAGATGCAAATGAAGTGAAATAAACCACTTAAATAAAGACACCTCATTTTCCTCCGTTTACTCACGACGTctgattctttctttttttgtgtTGGGTTCCTGTTTGGCGCATGGGGGTGGAaatctcaatctcaatctcGCCATTTTTTTATTGTTATAGATGCGATGCTCTCTATTTTCTTGCCCTTTTATttggcaccaccaccatttTCTCTCTGTATATGAATGGCTACGCTAAGCCCCTCATTTCTAaacccttttttttttctccattTTCCATATATCCCTCCTATCCGGTCACTGTTGACTCCGAACATTATCTACCTATCTACCTACCTatccatctttctccttctctacTATCCTTCAGATTGTTTATTCCTGCCTCTGTAGTGAATGTACCTTATGTCTGAACTGACTTCTGGATGACTCGAGTAAAAGAAAAGCCACCAGGTGCTCTTGTTAGTAGTAAAATATGTAGTAGATCCCTAGGGATGATAAAGTATTGGCTGAAGCATTTGAAGTATGAAATGTATAAAATGAACCAAGTGTTAATCTCATCTACCAGTAGATTCAGATTCATCATCTCTAAAGTAAATGCTATCGCATAACGCATAATGTTAATTATATCAACTAATACTCCTCCAGCCCCATCCCTTTGCCAATCTTCCTGATCAGTGCGCGCTTCATGAATGCCTCACGAGCTAGACCACGGGTATGGCGCGACCAGgtctcgacgccgatgatGCCCTTAACGAGGGCAGCTTGGAGGGCGTAGATAGCCTGCTGAATGCCTCGTTCTTCGGCGACGAGATCGTAGAGCTGTTTGCCCACGACTGTCGGGGCGACGAGGATTTCATCGATTGCGGGGAGGCCGGTGGAGGCAGGGTCTGAGCTTGAGGACGGCTGGGCTGAGGAGACGCGGGTCTGGGCGTCTGCTATGACGGCGTCGGCGCGGTGGAGGGATTGTTGGAGGACGGAAGTGTTGGATTCGAGGGTTGAGTTGAGGGTGTTTAGGGAGGAGATCTCGCCTTGGAGGGTTGTGATTGCGGCGTGGAGAGAGTGCGATTGAGAGGTTAGGGAGTGGGCTGCAGATTCAGAGTGGGCGATGTTTGCTTGGAGGGTTTCGGTGAGGGCTTTGGAGACGGCTTGGAGGAGAGCGTCCTTTTCTGGGTTTGGGGGGATGGGTGGTGCGGGGCCCGTGGGTGTGAAGGAAGGGAGGTCGAGCTCGAAGGGGGATGTTAATAGATCTTCTGCTGTGGGCTTTGGCTGCAGGGGTGGttgctggctggctggaacgGTTTGAGGTGGGCCCTGATGAGGTGGATGGGGCTGTACTTGCGGAGCTGGGGGTGGCTGTTGGTGATATGTCGGGCGAGGAAGCACCTGTGGCCCTTGGAGTTGAGGAGGCTGATTAGGTGGAGCGATATCGCGTGTTCCGTTCGGGCCTTGATAGTAACCAGGGCCTGGAGCATATGCGGGACCCGGAGGCGGAGCGTTATGTTGCTGTGTATGTTGGAAAGGTGGTACTTGCGCTTGCGGAGGATGTGGTCCTCCAGGGACATTGCCTTGATGAGGTAGGTACTGGGAAGTCCTGTTCTGTGGGCTCCCGATAGCGCCGTGAACCTGAGATATAGGCTGTCGATGGCCCTGTTCCTTCGGTGGTAATGGAGGTAGCGGCGGCGGAGTGTTGTGATGTTGCACCTGAGCGCTCTGTTGCGGTGTATCCGTAGCGCTTGGTAGCTGGCCCGGCttaggagggggaggtggtggtacTGGGGAAGCAAGTTGAGGGGATTGAATTGCAGGCGATTGAGGCGCTGACGTCCGAGTAGATGAACTTGCGAGTTCCGGGGGCAGGGGAGGACGCGGAGGGGGTGCCTGGACCTGGTGCGCCTGGTGCGGTTGTTGCGGTATAGGTTGCGGCTGCTTGTATTTCACGGGTGGTTCCTTCGCGAAGACGTCCTGTAAAATCGACAAGAGATCAAGGATAGATGAGCGCTGTGGGGTACAATAGTCAGAAACTGGAGGACAAAATGACTTCTCTCACACGCCAATTGTACTCACTTCCCAAGCCCCAACCCAATGCGCTAGATAATGGTGATAGACCCTCCCCTCCAACGTCACATGCTGGCCTACTCGAACCGTCATATACTCCGTCGGCCTCACATAGACAATCGGTGGCTCGCGGGGGTAGGTATTCGGGATCCATAATGCGACAGGAAATTTGAAAACGGTGCCGCGATAGTTGACGGGTAATGTTCCTGACAGTTGCAGAAGGAGCGCAGAGAATCCGGTCTCGTAGGCTGCACAGCGCGGTGCGTCAATAACTGGATTTGCTAATTGGGTACCAAAAATGGCTGGAGCTTACTGTAGACAGCGGTTTCAGGGGCGAGGGTGGGAAATTTGGCCAGGACGTTTGCGACATCGTAGTAGGTGCGGTTGGGGTCCTGGTATGTTTGTCTGGGGTCGTAGTGGTCCTGACTGGGTCAGCGGAGACCATCCTAGACGATGAGTCCTGCGACTTACCCTGATCAGAACACTGTACAACCAATTCAGCGTCCTCTGCGGGACCGAAGCCATGTCGAGGGAGCTCTGGGGGCGGGGAGTTGATCGATGGACACTGACTGACACAATTGGAAGCTTGACGGGAGAGCATCCCCGCAGTCTTGGCCCTTAGTCAGTCCTCGTGCCTGACCTACAACACCAACTTTGAAGACAAGCTATATTCTACACTTCAATTTATGCAAACATGCGGGCCAAAGCTCTGTGCTTAACCCTCGTGGATTATGACTATTGTTTACGATGAGGGTGCCTGCGGCCTCAGTGTACCGTATAGACCTCGAAAGTCGAGAGTACAATGGCAACCAAGCCGACCGGAGGACGCCATTCCACGTTGAGACTTTGCACATGGCCAAGGAGACCAAGGAGGTCAAGCAAGGGACGCTTGAAGTGAGTCCAAGCTGCATGTTGGCGATGGAACTTTCTCAGTTCTCATCCCCTCTGGCTCTCAGCGGTCCCGGCACCGACGATTCGGCATGAACCACGCTCTGGGCTCCTGGAGGAATCTGTTACCTAGGGGAAATCCAAAATAGACAGGAAGTTTTCGGCTATGGCTTGGTGGCCATCTCGCTGGTCGATAGTCACTACGGCTACTCGGCTACCCTGGGACGAATGTTGGTCTGGAATGCCTGGCTGTCAGACTGGCTTCCATTTCCGGCACTCCGGCTGTGTACTGTTTTCTCTTTGTCTCGGAATCATGGTTTCGATGGATGGACCCCGAGGTTATTTTTGAAAGAGGTGCAATCACGGTGAACCATGGGAGACACTTTATATGATACTGCGCCATGGGGTTGCGCCCCTTGGTGACGTCGTCCGCGATTCCTATTGTTCTTCCGCCACGGCTTGCTATTGTTTGTCTCGAGTCAGCACCGGGGCCCCAACACAACCAGCCTGGATCGCGGGTTGCGGTGACGATCATGAGTGCCAGTCATTGTCTTGGCTTGCAGTGAACCCTAATATTGTTGCATTTCCTCCTTGCCTGCTCTTTATATTGTTTGTCTTGGGTGTTACACCAGGGCAGCAAGACATGGCGATATTTCAATCCGTGCGGCTGCAGAGTCAGTGATTGTCCATAGGAACACCCTCCAGACCTTGCAGGAGAATCTGCCTGCGTGAAGCTCTTATTTACAAATCTTCCTTCCTATACCACGTTCCCTCCTGCAATCCTCCTTTGGCGAGTCCCAAGCTCTTCCGTGAATAAAACAAACTACAATCTCTTCCAAAACGGACCAACGACCCCGCCTCACTACGCCTGCTCCTTGCATCAGCCATCATGTCTTCGGATTTCGATCCCTGGACCCAAAATGTCACTTTTCACCTTGCGGATGGAACTCCTTTCGATGTGCCCATTGACATGGTCGACGACTTTGCTCAGTATCCGATCCGGGTGTGCATCAACTACGGCTCGCAGCTTGGAGCAACTGTCGTTCTTCTGGTTATACTTCTTCTGCTGACTAGAGCCGAGAAGCGTGCTTCCTATGTTTTCTGGCTCAACTGTCTCGCGCTGCTCCTTAACTTCGCGAGATTGCTCTGCTCAATCATCGTCTTCACCTCCGGCTTCTTGAAAGCCTATGCAGTCTTCACCGGCGACTACTCCCAAGTGCCTACCTCCGACTATGCAAACTCCGTTCTGGGAGTCATTTTCGCAGCTTTGCTCCTCACGATCATCGAGATATCGCTGGTCCTCCAAACGCAGGTTGTCTGTTCGAACCTAAGACGCATCTACCGTCGTTTTTTGCTCTGCGTGTCCGTCGTTGTTGCCCTCATCCCAACCGGGTTTCGGTACTGGCTGTCTGTTGAGAACGTAAAGAGCATTATCCTTTCAGCCAACAGTCCGGTACCCCTCAACTGGTTGGAGAGCACCGCGAACATTGTCCTCACCGTGAgcatctgcttcttctgTACGGTCTTCATAACCAAGCTTGGCTTTGCCATTCGACTCCGCCGCAAACTCGGCCTCACCGAATTCGGCCCTATGAAAGTTATCTTCGTCATGGGCTGCCAGACCATGATTATCCCAGGTACTACTAACCCCCAAGTGAAAGGTGAACCGTCAGCTAACCGACCCTAccagccatcttctcaatcgTAAACTACTCAACCGACGTCCCGGAGCTCTCCACCAACATCCTAACCCTAGTAACCCTCTCCCTACCTCTATCTTCCCTCTGGGCCGGCACAACTCTTGACAAACCCAACCAAACCTCTTCCAACGCCCGCAACCTATGGCAGATCCTCTCTTTCTCAGGATACAAGGGCAGACACCAGCCATACACGGTGACATCCTCTACTTCAACCGCCAAGCAATGCACCCACTGCTACTCCGACTCGCGACCCTTgacggagaaggaggataagaacaagaagaagggttTCAGGAATGACTTTACTTCGTTTTCTTCTGAGCAGTCCGGTATTGCGGTTGAGCATGATATTTCCGTGCGGAGTGCAAGGAGGGATTCGCTTGGGTTTGTTTGATGAGGCACcccctcttctttctttctttccttcccttttctctctcttccactTATCTATGCAACATACCCCTTCTTCGTTATCGTTTCTTT
The nucleotide sequence above comes from Aspergillus puulaauensis MK2 DNA, chromosome 3, nearly complete sequence. Encoded proteins:
- the preB gene encoding alpha-factor pheromone receptor STE2 (COG:T;~EggNog:ENOG410PQXS;~InterPro:IPR027458,IPR000366;~PFAM:PF02116;~TransMembrane:7 (o35-59i71-95o115-138i150-173o193-217i237-258o264-284i);~go_component: GO:0016020 - membrane [Evidence IEA];~go_function: GO:0004932 - mating-type factor pheromone receptor activity [Evidence IEA];~go_process: GO:0007186 - G protein-coupled receptor signaling pathway [Evidence IEA]) codes for the protein MSSDFDPWTQNVTFHLADGTPFDVPIDMVDDFAQYPIRVCINYGSQLGATVVLLVILLLLTRAEKRASYVFWLNCLALLLNFARLLCSIIVFTSGFLKAYAVFTGDYSQVPTSDYANSVLGVIFAALLLTIIEISLVLQTQVVCSNLRRIYRRFLLCVSVVVALIPTGFRYWLSVENVKSIILSANSPVPLNWLESTANIVLTVSICFFCTVFITKLGFAIRLRRKLGLTEFGPMKVIFVMGCQTMIIPAIFSIVNYSTDVPELSTNILTLVTLSLPLSSLWAGTTLDKPNQTSSNARNLWQILSFSGYKGRHQPYTVTSSTSTAKQCTHCYSDSRPLTEKEDKNKKKGFRNDFTSFSSEQSGIAVEHDISVRSARRDSLGFV
- a CDS encoding putative endosomal sorting complex protein TSG101 (COG:O,U;~EggNog:ENOG410PR05;~InterPro:IPR017916,IPR016135,IPR008883,IPR037202;~PFAM:PF09454,PF05743;~go_process: GO:0006464 - cellular protein modification process [Evidence IEA];~go_process: GO:0015031 - protein transport [Evidence IEA]); translation: MASVPQRTLNWLYSVLIRDHYDPRQTYQDPNRTYYDVANVLAKFPTLAPETAVYTYETGFSALLLQLSGTLPVNYRGTVFKFPVALWIPNTYPREPPIVYVRPTEYMTVRVGQHVTLEGRVYHHYLAHWVGAWERSSILDLLSILQDVFAKEPPVKYKQPQPIPQQPHQAHQVQAPPPRPPLPPELASSSTRTSAPQSPAIQSPQLASPVPPPPPPKPGQLPSATDTPQQSAQVQHHNTPPPLPPLPPKEQGHRQPISQVHGAIGSPQNRTSQYLPHQGNVPGGPHPPQAQVPPFQHTQQHNAPPPGPAYAPGPGYYQGPNGTRDIAPPNQPPQLQGPQVLPRPTYHQQPPPAPQVQPHPPHQGPPQTVPASQQPPLQPKPTAEDLLTSPFELDLPSFTPTGPAPPIPPNPEKDALLQAVSKALTETLQANIAHSESAAHSLTSQSHSLHAAITTLQGEISSLNTLNSTLESNTSVLQQSLHRADAVIADAQTRVSSAQPSSSSDPASTGLPAIDEILVAPTVVGKQLYDLVAEERGIQQAIYALQAALVKGIIGVETWSRHTRGLAREAFMKRALIRKIGKGMGLEEY
- a CDS encoding uncharacterized protein (COG:S;~EggNog:ENOG410PPS0;~InterPro:IPR018571;~PFAM:PF09463;~TransMembrane:1 (o88-111i)), which codes for MSPHAIDPLSPHALFARAGSNCKECPQEAPSCDCPSGTTCMMTAQSCNECASVNCVKTSTGSSSGSQESSSSGDGGGGGGGGGTNAGAIAGGVIGGLAVVGIITFLIWWFVIRKKRQQQSDESEKSSYAPRAAGSAASGAQSRKSTHSIASTVLTRASNVIQIAYIPGVTNRSPPDTPLVPPVPPLPGASADQHFFMPGDLRDSSWSDMTTDRRSMANTLRSSVATTIYRNDAIVSPIPAQQVTRTRAAMVNVQNGASPQTLGPDAPAVPAITQSQLAKAGVTDANNNSSIVGRAVTAKPVMVKTLGKKNNAAKSPVQPIAEQPESSPEPSSSSSLVGATENNTPNNAETTRRSKVPTVIEDSPAIIQSPFNDQAETPTETDNKRNSAFLDGSDASTKRHSGAHPPRGESPFADANEVK